A region of Subtercola boreus DNA encodes the following proteins:
- the tatA gene encoding Sec-independent protein translocase subunit TatA: protein MLGNLQGWHLIVILAIVLLLFGAPKLPGLARSVGQSMRIFKSEVKTMKSDDPSGAEAKPASAETASNIAEPTTLNKPADVNVANVTPTDLGSDHNTASR, encoded by the coding sequence ATGCTCGGTAACCTTCAGGGTTGGCATCTCATTGTCATCCTCGCCATCGTGCTCCTTCTCTTCGGTGCTCCCAAACTCCCCGGTCTCGCCCGGAGCGTCGGCCAGTCGATGCGTATCTTCAAGAGCGAAGTCAAGACGATGAAGTCCGACGACCCGAGCGGCGCAGAGGCCAAGCCGGCCTCCGCCGAGACCGCCTCGAACATCGCCGAGCCGACGACGCTGAACAAGCCGGCCGACGTGAACGTGGCGAACGTCACCCCCACGGACCTCGGTTCGGACCACAACACCGCCTCCAGGTAA
- the tatC gene encoding twin-arginine translocase subunit TatC produces the protein MSLGEHLVEFRKRMFRALLGVAIGAVVGWLISDQILLALSAPVSAITSSQGRAASLNFTDVSQAFDLRLQIAITVGIVLASPIWLYQMWAFLVPGLTRREKQYAVGFVLTAVPLFLAGCAAGWYVLPHMVSILTGFAPQDTTNIISAGTYYSFVLKLVVAIGIAFVLPVLLVLLNFAGILSSKSILKSWRIAILVIVLFCAIATPSADVFSMFLLAIPMVVLFYTAALISWIHDRRKARAQEKFDAELVVP, from the coding sequence ATGTCGCTCGGTGAGCACCTCGTCGAGTTTCGCAAGCGCATGTTCCGCGCACTCCTCGGAGTTGCGATCGGGGCAGTGGTGGGCTGGCTGATCTCCGACCAGATCCTCCTCGCGCTGAGTGCACCCGTCAGTGCCATCACGAGCTCCCAGGGGCGAGCCGCCTCCCTGAACTTCACGGATGTCTCGCAGGCCTTCGACCTGCGCCTGCAGATCGCCATCACCGTCGGCATCGTACTGGCCTCCCCGATCTGGCTCTACCAGATGTGGGCCTTCCTCGTCCCGGGGCTGACCCGCCGCGAGAAGCAGTACGCCGTAGGCTTCGTGCTCACCGCGGTGCCCCTGTTCCTCGCCGGCTGTGCCGCCGGCTGGTACGTGCTGCCCCACATGGTGTCGATCCTCACGGGCTTCGCCCCCCAGGACACGACGAACATCATCAGTGCCGGAACCTACTACTCGTTCGTGCTCAAACTCGTGGTGGCCATCGGTATCGCCTTCGTGCTGCCCGTCCTGCTCGTGCTGCTGAACTTCGCGGGCATCCTGAGCTCGAAGTCCATCCTGAAGTCCTGGCGGATCGCCATCCTGGTGATCGTGCTGTTCTGCGCCATCGCCACGCCGTCGGCGGACGTGTTCTCGATGTTCCTGCTCGCCATCCCGATGGTCGTCCTGTTCTACACAGCGGCGCTCATCTCGTGGATCCACGATCGCCGCAAGGCCCGAGCGCAGGAGAAGTTCGACGCCGAACTGGTTGTGCCGTAA
- a CDS encoding helix-turn-helix transcriptional regulator, with product MPKRPPERSNFVHAQDKLAFLLALVPYLLDRDRVSVTDAATHFQVSEEQVREAVRLIAVSGVPGETSQYQHGDLFDIAWDDFEQSDEIQITHRVALDDSPRFSAREAAALIAGLQYLQALPETLDSAVHSSLMAKLARGASEVPSQVAVARSEANDSLVIIRSAVAAGVQIEFDYVGSRGAREHRVVDPLRIDSNNEDWYLRGWCHTRQGIRTFRLDRMADLTVTANPNLYSPGDLALSDNLFDGSGETLGVVLEVHPAAVSLLGEYLAEGAPQLERGALVQTTVRVAHIHGLKRLVASLPGVVRVIDPPEARRAVEEWAAEALAAYDAEPTD from the coding sequence ATGCCGAAGAGACCGCCTGAGAGGTCGAATTTCGTGCACGCGCAGGACAAGCTCGCGTTCCTGCTCGCGCTGGTGCCCTACCTCCTCGACCGCGACCGGGTCTCCGTGACGGATGCCGCGACCCACTTCCAGGTCAGTGAGGAGCAGGTGCGGGAGGCCGTGCGCCTGATCGCGGTGTCGGGTGTTCCCGGCGAGACCAGCCAGTACCAGCACGGCGACCTCTTCGACATCGCCTGGGACGACTTCGAGCAGAGCGACGAGATCCAGATCACGCACCGTGTGGCTCTCGACGACTCACCGCGGTTCTCCGCCCGGGAGGCGGCCGCGCTGATCGCCGGCCTGCAGTACCTCCAGGCACTTCCCGAGACGCTCGACAGCGCGGTGCACTCGTCGCTGATGGCGAAGCTGGCCCGCGGGGCCTCCGAGGTGCCGAGCCAGGTCGCCGTGGCACGCTCCGAGGCGAACGACTCCCTGGTGATCATCCGTTCGGCCGTCGCCGCTGGAGTGCAGATCGAGTTCGACTACGTGGGCTCGCGCGGGGCCCGTGAGCACCGGGTGGTGGATCCGCTCCGGATCGACTCCAACAACGAGGACTGGTACCTGCGCGGCTGGTGCCACACCAGGCAGGGCATCCGCACGTTCCGGCTGGACCGGATGGCCGACCTGACCGTCACGGCGAACCCGAATCTCTACAGCCCGGGCGACCTCGCCCTCAGCGACAACCTCTTCGATGGCTCAGGTGAGACCCTCGGGGTGGTGCTGGAGGTGCATCCGGCGGCGGTGAGCCTGCTGGGGGAGTACCTGGCGGAGGGCGCGCCGCAGCTGGAGCGCGGGGCCCTCGTGCAGACGACGGTGCGGGTGGCGCACATCCACGGGCTGAAGAGGCTCGTCGCGAGCCTTCCGGGCGTGGTGCGGGTCATCGATCCTCCGGAGGCGCGGCGTGCGGTCGAGGAGTGGGCGGCCGAGGCCCTCGCGGCCTACGACGCCGAACCGACTGATTAG